In Miscanthus floridulus cultivar M001 chromosome 5, ASM1932011v1, whole genome shotgun sequence, one genomic interval encodes:
- the LOC136451157 gene encoding pentatricopeptide repeat-containing protein At2g26790, mitochondrial-like yields the protein MILWRWPKCTAEWFRHRKLLPWEVPSCPYSTIAAPVQCDDSSSDEKLNFAPDNEPIQKLHRSLSSDSVVQTLRCLRRKPAVAFAYFKDTHSLGFHHDFSTYSEIIRILSHSFQGKMLVSLFGEILSGTGSGGPEILALIDHLRETCATSHVLSYAVNCLIKAYTTCHNAQETVEMVCHLCRLGFVPKLWACNFLLKFVSQSNDSHMVVAAYDRMKCFQLTLDAQSLNIVTRSLFQANKADEAFQVWVGMIEMGVKLDVHVYSSFIIGLCDCGKYDLAYNMVRRYAVLQEISQEMVPIEAMAYNMVIDGLRKEMKLEEAEKVLEIKTRHGSTPDLYGYSYLIHSQCKMGNLETAWYHIEDMVSHGIEINCYIVGSLLQCLRKLGMISEVIVHFQKFRDLGLHLDGVLYNIVMDAYCKLGNMNEAVMLLNEMMAEGLVPDKIHYTCLINGYCLKGETENAWQVFEQMLKANIKPDVVTYNILSSGYSRNGLVMKVFDLLEHMMDQGLEPNSLTYGIAIAGFCRGGNLSEAEVLFNIVEEKGIDNIDVLYSSMVCGYLHSGWTDHAYTLFLRVAKQGNMVDHLSCSKLINGLSRDEKVEEASTVCSMMLEKNVVPDVISYSKLISAYCQSRDMHNARLWFHDMVERGLSDVIVYTVLMNGYCKVGRLQEACELFVQMINLGIKPDVVAYTVLLDGHLKETLQQGWQGIAKERRTFFLRAKHKALLSSMKDMEIEPDVTCYTVLIDGQCKAEYLEEARGLFDEMLVKGLTPDVYTYTALINGYCSQGEIAKAEDLFQEMIDKGMKPDVLSFSVLHQRTLRHRKAH from the coding sequence ATGATCCTGTGGCGGTGGCCCAAATGTACTGCTGAATGGTTCAGACACAGGAAGCTTTTACCCTGGGAAGTTCCTTCTTGCCCCTACTCTACAATCGCCGCTCCAGTTCAGTGTGATGACTCAAGCAGTGATGAAAAGCTGAATTTTGCTCCTGATAATGAGCCTATCCAGAAATTGCACCGGTCTTTGAGCTCTGACAGTGTTGTGCAGACACTCCGCTGTCTAAGGAGGAAACCTGCAGTTGCATTCGCCTACTTTAAAGATACACATAGCCTTGGTTTTCACCATGACTTCTCAACCTACTCAGAGATCATACGAATTTTATCCCATTCATTCCAGGGGAAGATGCTGGTATCCTTGTTTGGTGAGATTCTCTCGGGAACTGGTAGTGGTGGCCCTGAAATCTTAGCGCTCATTGATCACTTGAGAGAAACATGTGCCACTTCTCACGTACTCTCATATGCAGTCAATTGCTTAATCAAGGCATACACCACCTGCCACAACGCACAAGAAACAGTAGAGATGGTTTGTCACCTTTGCAGGCTTGGATTTGTTCCAAAGCTTTGGGCTTGCAACTTTCTGCTCAAATTTGTATCTCAGAGCAATGATTCACATATGGTTGTTGCAGCTTATGATCGAATGAAGTGCTTTCAGTTGACACTGGATGCTCAATCATTGAACATAGTCACTAGATCTCTTTTTCAAGCAAACAAGGCAGACGAAGCATTCCAAGTGTGGGTTGGGATGATTGAAATGGGAGTGAAATTAGATGTACATGTGTACTCATCATTTATAATTGGCCTTTGTGATTGTGGAAAGTATgatctagcttataacatggtaAGAAGATATGCTGTTCTACAAGAGATATCCCAAGAGATGGTTCCAATTGAAGCCATGGCTTATAATATGGTAATTGATGGACTACGCAAAGAAATGAAACTGGAGGAGGCTGAAAAGGTCTTGGAGATCAAGACCAGACATGGATCTACCCCTGATCTATATGGCTATAGCTATCTCATTCATAGTCAATGCAAAATGGGTAACCTAGAGACGGCATGGTATCATATTGAAGACATGGTATCCCATGGCATTGAGATAAATTGTTACATTGTTGGTTCCCTTCTACAGTGCCTCAGGAAGTTAGGCATGATATctgaagttattgtgcacttccAGAAATTTAGAGATTTAGGGCTCCATCTTGATGGCGTGCTTTATAACATTGTTATGGATGCTTATTGCAAGCTTGGGAACATGAATGAGGCAGTTATGCTACTGAATGAAATGATGGCTGAAGGTTTGGTACCAGACAAAATCCACTATACATGCCTGATCAACGGTTACTGTCTGAAAGGAGAAACAGAAAATGCCTGGCAAGTATTTGAGCAGATGCTGAAGGCAAATATAAAACCAGATGTAGTTACATATAACATATTGTCCAGTGGATATAGCAGGAATGGCCTTGTTATGAAGGTATTTGACCTTCTAGAGCACATGATGGATCAAGGGCTGGAGCCTAATTCACTCACCTATGGTATAGCTATTGCTGGTTTTTGTAGAGGAGGCAACTTGAGCGAAGCAGAGGTGTTATTTAATATAGTAGAAGAAAAGGGAATAGATAATATCGATGTGTTGTACAGTTCTATGGTTTGTGGTTATTTGCACTCAGGCTGGACCGACCATGCTTACACGCTTTTTCTTAGAGTTGCTAAACaaggaaatatggtggatcattTGTCATGTTCAAAATTGATAAACGGCCTCTCTAGAGATGAAAAGGTTGAAGAGGCATCAACTGTATGTAGTATGATGCTTGAAAAGAATGTTGTTCCTGATGTAATTTCATATAGCAAACTTATATCAGCTTATTGTCAGTCAAGAGATATGCACAATGCTCGCTTATGGTTCCACGATATGGTTGAGCGAGGACTTTCTGATGTCATTGTATACACTGTACTGATGAATGGTTATTGCAAGGTTGGTCGGTTGCAAGAAGCATGTGAATTATTTGTTCAAATGATAAATTTAGGAATCAAGCCTGATGTAGTTGCATACACAGTGCTATTGGATGGCCACCTAAAGGAAACCCTACAACAAGGGTGGCAGGGCATCGCTAAGGAAAGGAGGACCTTTTTTCTTAGAGCAAAGCATAAGGCGTTGCTGAGCTCTATGAAAGATATGGAAATTGAACCTGATGTAACCTGTTACACAGTATTGATTGATGGACAGTGCAAAGCAGAATATTTAGAGGAAGCACGGGGATTGTTTGATGAGATGTTAGTGAAAGGACTTACCCCTGATGTTTACACATACACAGCTCTTATAAATGGATACTGTAGCCAGGGAGAAATAGCAAAGGCTGAAGATCTTTTCCAAGAAATGATAGATAAGGGAATGAAGCCAGATGTACTGAGCTTTTCAGTATTACATCAGAGAACCTTGAGACATCGAAAGGCTCATTAA